The following proteins are encoded in a genomic region of Pelorhabdus rhamnosifermentans:
- a CDS encoding AraC family transcriptional regulator, translated as MNTGEKGVLRHSCAYYHSPSQLAKSMFFYLLCAGHFYCDSNYNVQRNSFRSYLLMYIKNGEGIVTFNSKTMPVKTGDIILLNCHQPHSYQANKWETLWCHFDGNVSSKFFDLIYNTSGCVFPLHGSQVIPDSLITILEILKNKTVLNESLVSCSIQRMLTELHLIGSKQLHAATNQTNLDKAIIYIQNNYDQKISVRTLAIYACMSLYYFSRVFKKSTGYSPHEYITMVRLNRAKILLKSTELSIKELAFKVGFNSEANFITCFKKHTTYTPNEFRKMPI; from the coding sequence ATGAATACTGGCGAAAAGGGAGTACTTCGTCATTCCTGTGCCTATTATCACAGTCCAAGTCAATTAGCAAAATCGATGTTTTTTTATTTACTATGTGCCGGTCATTTTTACTGCGATAGCAACTACAATGTACAAAGAAATTCTTTCCGTAGCTATTTACTTATGTATATCAAAAATGGAGAAGGCATCGTTACTTTTAATAGTAAAACGATGCCTGTCAAAACCGGTGATATTATCCTATTAAATTGCCATCAGCCTCATTCCTATCAGGCTAACAAATGGGAAACCTTATGGTGTCATTTTGATGGAAACGTTAGCTCAAAGTTTTTCGACCTAATATATAATACTTCCGGTTGCGTATTTCCACTTCATGGATCTCAAGTAATTCCTGATTCTCTCATTACAATTCTGGAAATACTTAAAAACAAAACAGTTCTAAATGAATCCCTAGTATCCTGCAGCATTCAGCGTATGTTAACTGAACTTCATCTCATTGGTTCAAAACAACTTCATGCCGCGACAAACCAAACAAATTTAGATAAAGCAATTATCTATATCCAAAATAACTATGATCAAAAGATTTCCGTTCGAACCTTAGCAATTTATGCGTGTATGAGCCTGTATTATTTCAGTCGTGTCTTCAAGAAATCAACAGGCTATTCGCCTCATGAATATATCACAATGGTTCGATTAAACCGTGCTAAAATTCTATTGAAATCCACGGAACTATCTATAAAAGAACTCGCCTTTAAGGTGGGGTTTAACAGCGAAGCAAATTTTATCACCTGTTTTAAAAAGCATACCACCTACACGCCGAATGAATTCCGAAAAATGCCGATATAA
- a CDS encoding DUF1667 domain-containing protein → MNTNKRQLNCIVCPLGCAVKVFFENNNIKEISGFTCSRGEKYAREEITAPKRSLTTTVKVLGGELPLLPVISKTTLPKEKILACARYLATIAVKAPITEGNIVQQNILNLGVDIVAARDIKAV, encoded by the coding sequence ATGAACACAAATAAACGACAACTCAATTGTATTGTTTGTCCGCTGGGCTGCGCTGTTAAAGTTTTTTTTGAAAATAACAATATTAAAGAAATCAGCGGTTTTACCTGTTCACGTGGAGAAAAATATGCCCGTGAAGAAATAACTGCACCGAAACGTTCCCTAACAACAACCGTGAAGGTACTAGGCGGAGAATTACCCCTTCTGCCCGTAATATCAAAAACCACATTACCTAAGGAAAAAATTCTTGCTTGTGCCCGCTATTTAGCAACAATTGCGGTAAAAGCACCTATTACTGAAGGAAATATTGTTCAACAAAATATTTTAAATTTAGGTGTCGATATTGTAGCAGCACGTGATATCAAAGCTGTGTAA
- a CDS encoding MgtC/SapB family protein, which produces MTDEVIVCRLLIAFVLGGVIGYERQARNKSAGLRTHILVCIGSCLIMTLSINLYSSVQGLTNADPARLAAQVVSGIGFLGAGSIITHKGSITGLTTAASLWVVAGVGLAVGSGSFVGAITTTIIVFLTLTILSKVDARIVGDVCDTELLVITTDKPGQIGRIGSCIGEGGISIHDIRIEAENVKLKQLHIVVDLSVPPHMNIDKIISELMNIEGVVSVRIH; this is translated from the coding sequence ATGACAGACGAAGTAATTGTATGCAGGCTACTTATCGCATTTGTTCTCGGCGGTGTTATTGGTTATGAACGTCAAGCACGCAATAAGTCAGCTGGACTGCGCACGCATATCCTTGTTTGTATTGGTTCCTGTTTAATTATGACCTTATCTATCAATTTATATAGTAGTGTCCAGGGATTGACGAATGCTGATCCGGCACGGCTAGCTGCTCAAGTGGTGAGCGGCATTGGTTTTCTTGGTGCAGGTAGTATTATTACCCATAAAGGGTCGATCACAGGCTTAACAACGGCTGCTAGTTTATGGGTGGTAGCAGGAGTCGGCTTGGCTGTCGGTAGTGGCAGCTTTGTTGGTGCTATTACAACGACGATTATTGTTTTTCTTACATTGACTATCTTATCAAAGGTAGACGCTCGTATTGTAGGTGATGTTTGTGATACAGAATTACTCGTGATAACAACTGATAAACCGGGGCAGATTGGTAGAATTGGTTCTTGTATTGGCGAAGGTGGCATTAGTATTCATGATATTCGAATTGAAGCTGAAAATGTGAAGCTGAAACAATTGCATATAGTGGTTGATTTATCTGTGCCGCCTCATATGAATATCGATAAAATCATCTCGGAACTCATGAATATTGAGGGTGTTGTATCGGTTCGTATCCACTAG
- the phoU gene encoding phosphate signaling complex protein PhoU yields MKIAERDELLRIKQAMLEMGEKAVVAVKLSISALVTNNTLTAAKVRDIEKEVDAYYQSIDEQCISALSKQPDEESLRFLVGSLKIAIEIERSCDYANQIAKRVQKEFSQQDMTALRSQVQSITHMVQEAVTMLENALVAYEHGDDDAADRLHAQDDLVDKKTHDLFRSLLCVASLNPWIQEVVLDLHVVVRYVERVADRSANVAELVYYIVRGTRFCKTNKTL; encoded by the coding sequence ATGAAAATTGCTGAAAGAGATGAATTATTACGAATCAAGCAGGCGATGCTTGAAATGGGCGAAAAGGCAGTCGTAGCCGTAAAATTGTCTATATCCGCCTTGGTGACGAATAATACCTTAACAGCAGCGAAGGTTCGAGATATTGAAAAAGAAGTGGATGCATATTATCAAAGCATTGATGAGCAATGTATCTCTGCTTTGAGCAAGCAACCTGATGAAGAAAGTTTGCGGTTTTTAGTTGGCAGTTTAAAAATTGCCATTGAAATCGAACGAAGCTGTGATTATGCAAATCAAATTGCCAAAAGGGTACAAAAAGAGTTTTCACAGCAAGACATGACAGCATTAAGATCACAAGTTCAGTCTATAACGCATATGGTTCAAGAAGCGGTTACAATGCTGGAAAATGCCTTAGTTGCTTATGAACATGGTGATGACGATGCAGCGGACAGACTTCATGCTCAGGATGATTTAGTAGATAAGAAAACACATGATTTATTTCGAAGCCTTCTTTGTGTTGCTTCCTTAAATCCTTGGATTCAAGAGGTTGTTCTTGACCTTCATGTGGTAGTACGTTATGTGGAACGTGTAGCAGATCGATCAGCTAATGTGGCGGAATTGGTCTACTATATTGTAAGAGGAACTCGGTTTTGTAAAACAAATAAAACGCTCTAG
- a CDS encoding GGDEF domain-containing protein: protein MRCSTDFCARYGGEEFAVILSNTDGYRAEKMLERIRSAIMLLNIKHEYSTVAPMVTVSIGIVSTQVLYKNSTIREFLTRADHALYQAKQQGRNRVIVNQ from the coding sequence ATGCGTTGTTCAACCGATTTCTGTGCTCGTTATGGTGGCGAAGAGTTTGCCGTTATACTATCTAATACAGATGGATATAGAGCAGAAAAGATGCTTGAAAGAATTCGAAGTGCCATTATGTTACTGAATATTAAGCATGAATATTCAACAGTAGCCCCAATGGTAACAGTCAGTATTGGTATTGTTTCAACGCAGGTTCTTTATAAAAATAGCACTATAAGAGAATTTCTTACAAGGGCAGATCATGCATTATATCAAGCCAAACAGCAAGGAAGAAATCGGGTTATTGTCAATCAATAA
- a CDS encoding LacI family DNA-binding transcriptional regulator, which yields MATIKDIANQAGVSIATVSRVLNYDATLSVSDETKKKVFEAAEELSYEKRTTRKMAATKIALIHWYTEKEELDDTYYMSIRLGIEKRCEQNGLSIVKYFRTNIKDFAKDNIQGIIAVGKFSQSEIASFMDLSRHIVFVDFSPDDNRFDSVGVDFARATKQVIDYFMDKGHVSIGYIGGREVFKDQTSQIEDAREMTFCSYLSEKGKWVDPCLYIGSFSANDGYFLMKQAILDFGDRLPTAFYIGNDSMAIGCLKALAEAEISVPERVNLISVNDISIAQYISPSLSTVKIHTELMGETAVDLLQERFSGRNIAKKVSLATELKIRESSF from the coding sequence ATGGCTACGATTAAAGATATAGCGAACCAGGCAGGTGTTTCAATTGCTACAGTATCGCGGGTTCTTAACTACGATGCAACCTTATCTGTAAGTGATGAAACCAAAAAAAAAGTGTTTGAAGCTGCCGAGGAACTTTCTTATGAAAAACGTACGACTCGCAAAATGGCAGCAACCAAAATTGCCTTGATTCATTGGTATACCGAAAAAGAAGAATTGGACGACACTTATTATATGTCCATTCGCTTAGGGATAGAAAAGCGGTGCGAACAGAATGGTTTGAGCATCGTAAAATATTTTCGCACAAATATTAAGGATTTTGCCAAAGATAATATTCAGGGAATTATTGCTGTGGGCAAGTTTAGTCAAAGTGAAATCGCTTCATTCATGGATTTAAGTCGACATATTGTATTCGTTGATTTTTCGCCAGACGACAATCGCTTTGATTCGGTAGGCGTAGACTTTGCCAGAGCCACGAAACAGGTGATTGACTATTTTATGGATAAAGGGCATGTTTCTATCGGCTATATTGGCGGGCGAGAGGTGTTTAAGGATCAGACGTCACAGATTGAAGATGCACGGGAAATGACCTTTTGTTCTTATTTATCGGAAAAGGGGAAATGGGTTGATCCTTGTTTATATATTGGCAGTTTTTCAGCTAATGATGGATACTTTTTAATGAAACAAGCCATTTTAGACTTCGGCGATCGGCTGCCAACTGCATTTTACATTGGTAACGATTCAATGGCCATCGGATGTCTAAAAGCCTTGGCTGAAGCCGAAATTTCTGTACCGGAGCGAGTTAATCTGATCAGTGTCAATGACATCAGTATTGCACAGTATATTTCCCCTTCGCTTAGTACAGTAAAAATACATACGGAATTGATGGGAGAAACGGCTGTGGATTTATTGCAGGAACGCTTTAGCGGCAGAAATATTGCCAAGAAAGTTTCATTGGCTACAGAATTAAAGATACGGGAAAGCAGTTTTTGA
- a CDS encoding DUF5107 domain-containing protein: protein MVPNLGVKIWEEEIEIPTYPVGKPDKNPMFLEKRVYQGSSGKVYPYPVIDKIYDEKVNQKYKAVFLENSYLKIMILPELGGRIQRALDKTNNYDFVYYNKVIKPALVGLAGPWISGGIEFNWPQHHRPNTFGPVEYILNDNQDGSKTLWVSEIDRMCGTKGMAGFTLYPDKAYLAVTGQLYNRTVQPQTFLWWANPAVAANDYTQSIFPPDVYAVFDHGKRAVSKFPIATGVYYKMDYSAGVDISRYKNIPVPTSYMAQHSDYDFIGGYDHSVKAGILHVANHHISPGKKQWTWGCGDFGKAWDKNLTDEDGPYIELMTGVFTDNQPDFTWIRPYEEKRFTQYFMPYKGIGIVKNATIKASVSLEVKDGTAYVGVYATGVYDHAVITLKSEESVYLKYQTNLSPENTYITKVALAENEKEHRLLLTVVTEDGRELISYQPKEERVQMVPEPAKAIAGDPKELKNNEALYLAGLHLEQYRHANYEPDSYYLEGLSRDADDIRINNAYGALLFRRGQFKASETYFQRAIKSATRHNSNFYDSEPYYNLGLSLQYQGEFSKAYDVFYKAVWSSAWQDSGYYALSQIDCINKEYDLALEHIDQSIVRNYHNCKARLLKTIILRKLKNYEAAGQISNETIIIDILDFGARNELYRLAIDQGLKGKAADLSSDLRKIMRDDPRNYIALSWDYASAGFFDDASDVLSSFLLYVTSFENRYPMVYYYLAYYHSKMGNAERALDYCNLGMNANPDYCFPNSIDDLLVLQKARELNPIDAKVNYYLGNLWYDKKQHDQAIECWEQAVVFNDSFSIPYRNLALAYYNKKHDADKAKQFLEKSFELTPEDARIFLELDQLYKRLNVPCSKRLAFFTENMALVMKRDDLYIEYVTLMNLSGQFEKAQNLLAARIFHPWEGGEGKVIKQYVYSHVEIAKQYLENKQYKAAIHQLRQALVYTDNLGEGKLAGAQENDIYFYLGCAYEGSGERERSTEYLLKATIGMNEPASVLFYNDQPPETIFYQGLALKKLGRHDQANRRFNKLIAYGEKHLFENVTIDYFAVSLPDFLIFDEDLNRQNKIHCRYLMGLGYLGMGRLDNGKEELLKVLEMDVNHQGAVAHLSLKQEWLF from the coding sequence ATGGTGCCAAATTTAGGTGTAAAGATATGGGAAGAGGAAATTGAAATTCCTACCTATCCTGTAGGTAAGCCCGATAAAAACCCTATGTTCCTTGAAAAACGGGTTTACCAGGGAAGCTCAGGCAAGGTGTATCCTTATCCGGTAATAGATAAAATTTATGATGAAAAGGTTAATCAAAAATATAAAGCCGTATTTTTAGAAAACAGTTATTTAAAAATAATGATATTACCGGAACTGGGCGGCAGAATACAACGAGCCTTGGATAAAACAAATAACTATGATTTTGTTTACTATAACAAAGTGATTAAACCTGCCTTGGTTGGTTTGGCTGGTCCGTGGATTTCAGGTGGAATTGAATTTAATTGGCCTCAGCACCATAGACCTAATACTTTTGGTCCGGTGGAATATATATTAAATGATAATCAAGACGGCAGTAAAACCCTATGGGTGAGCGAGATTGATCGAATGTGCGGAACCAAAGGCATGGCTGGTTTTACATTATATCCGGACAAGGCATACTTAGCGGTAACTGGGCAGCTTTATAACAGAACTGTCCAACCTCAGACCTTCTTGTGGTGGGCGAATCCTGCAGTTGCAGCGAATGATTATACCCAATCCATTTTTCCGCCAGATGTTTATGCCGTTTTTGATCATGGGAAGAGAGCTGTTTCCAAATTTCCTATTGCTACTGGTGTTTATTACAAAATGGATTATTCGGCAGGGGTAGATATCTCTCGCTACAAAAATATTCCCGTGCCGACTTCTTATATGGCTCAGCATTCCGACTACGATTTTATTGGTGGCTATGATCATTCAGTAAAGGCTGGTATTCTTCATGTTGCGAATCATCACATTTCACCTGGCAAAAAACAATGGACATGGGGCTGCGGTGACTTCGGCAAGGCGTGGGACAAAAACTTGACTGATGAAGACGGTCCATATATTGAGCTGATGACGGGAGTATTTACGGATAATCAGCCTGATTTTACCTGGATTAGGCCTTACGAAGAGAAGCGTTTTACACAGTATTTTATGCCATATAAAGGTATCGGTATAGTGAAAAATGCTACGATAAAAGCAAGTGTCAGCTTGGAAGTGAAAGATGGAACAGCCTATGTCGGTGTATATGCCACAGGCGTGTATGATCATGCTGTCATCACCTTAAAAAGTGAGGAAAGCGTTTATTTGAAATATCAGACCAACTTATCACCTGAAAATACCTATATTACAAAAGTAGCTCTGGCAGAGAATGAAAAAGAACACAGATTATTATTAACAGTGGTAACTGAAGATGGCCGCGAATTGATTTCTTATCAACCCAAAGAGGAAAGAGTTCAAATGGTGCCTGAGCCTGCTAAAGCTATTGCTGGGGATCCGAAGGAACTAAAAAATAACGAGGCTTTATATCTTGCTGGGCTTCATTTGGAACAGTATCGCCATGCTAATTATGAACCTGATTCTTATTATCTCGAAGGTTTGTCACGGGATGCTGACGATATTAGAATTAATAACGCCTATGGAGCCTTACTGTTTAGAAGAGGACAGTTTAAAGCAAGTGAAACATATTTTCAGCGGGCAATTAAGTCCGCCACTAGGCATAATTCAAATTTTTATGACAGTGAACCTTACTATAATTTAGGGTTATCTTTACAATATCAGGGTGAGTTTTCCAAAGCCTATGATGTTTTTTATAAGGCAGTATGGAGTTCGGCATGGCAAGATAGCGGATATTATGCTCTGTCACAAATCGACTGTATAAATAAGGAGTATGATCTGGCTCTAGAGCATATCGATCAATCGATAGTACGAAATTACCATAACTGTAAAGCAAGACTGCTTAAAACTATCATTTTAAGAAAGTTAAAGAATTATGAGGCGGCAGGGCAAATATCGAATGAAACAATAATTATTGATATTCTAGACTTTGGCGCTCGTAATGAATTATATAGGCTTGCGATAGATCAGGGACTAAAAGGAAAAGCGGCTGACCTCTCAAGTGATCTGAGAAAAATCATGAGGGATGATCCGCGAAATTATATTGCATTGTCATGGGATTATGCATCAGCAGGTTTTTTTGATGATGCATCAGATGTGCTGTCAAGTTTTTTGCTTTATGTTACAAGCTTTGAGAATCGTTATCCAATGGTTTATTATTATCTTGCATACTACCATTCAAAAATGGGGAATGCCGAAAGAGCATTAGACTACTGCAATTTAGGAATGAATGCAAATCCGGATTATTGCTTTCCTAATAGTATTGATGATTTACTTGTTTTGCAAAAGGCTCGAGAGCTAAATCCTATCGATGCCAAAGTGAATTATTACCTTGGTAATCTATGGTACGATAAAAAACAGCATGATCAAGCTATTGAATGTTGGGAACAAGCGGTGGTATTTAATGATTCTTTTTCGATTCCTTATCGGAATCTTGCTCTGGCATATTATAATAAAAAGCATGATGCTGATAAAGCAAAACAATTTTTGGAGAAATCTTTTGAATTAACCCCTGAGGATGCAAGAATATTTCTGGAATTAGATCAGCTCTATAAAAGATTAAATGTACCATGTAGCAAAAGACTTGCGTTTTTTACTGAAAATATGGCGTTAGTAATGAAAAGAGACGATTTGTATATTGAATATGTTACGCTCATGAATTTATCCGGTCAATTTGAAAAAGCTCAAAACCTGTTGGCAGCAAGAATCTTCCATCCTTGGGAAGGGGGAGAGGGGAAGGTTATTAAGCAATATGTTTATTCTCATGTGGAAATAGCGAAGCAGTATCTGGAAAATAAACAATATAAGGCAGCTATACATCAGCTACGGCAAGCTTTGGTTTACACGGATAACTTAGGCGAAGGTAAACTGGCGGGGGCCCAGGAAAACGATATTTATTTTTATTTAGGTTGTGCTTATGAAGGTAGCGGTGAGCGGGAGCGATCAACAGAGTATTTATTAAAAGCAACAATTGGCATGAATGAACCGGCGAGTGTCCTATTTTATAATGATCAGCCGCCGGAAACGATTTTTTATCAAGGTCTTGCGCTAAAAAAATTGGGTCGGCATGATCAAGCCAACAGGAGATTCAATAAATTGATTGCTTATGGTGAAAAACATTTGTTTGAAAATGTAACAATTGATTATTTCGCGGTATCTTTGCCCGACTTTTTGATCTTTGATGAGGACCTTAATCGGCAAAATAAAATTCATTGCCGTTACCTTATGGGCTTGGGTTATTTAGGAATGGGTCGCTTGGATAACGGGAAGGAGGAATTGCTAAAAGTGCTGGAAATGGATGTAAATCATCAGGGGGCTGTGGCTCACTTGTCGTTGAAGCAAGAATGGTTGTTCTAA
- a CDS encoding GGDEF domain-containing protein: MAIKLAIIGANIANIEEIKNVVVKTVSDNIEIITATINNYHEMANADLYICLINRKQEIESAFGKEKVVALTLVPPTEYFLALHEIPANSYVVLFNNSTSGTIALTDRLKKYNLLNNCHCEVVPYDELSYEQVADKVAAADYIIGGMAYVCQGSALHTKFGDYLSQNTTVLVSPQRIATSDSISHLCYVYSQLCHKRMTAELTRLSSTDFLTQISNRRTFDKTLIVEWDRAQHTGQPLSLAMIDIDFFKDYNDIMDMFKVMNA; this comes from the coding sequence ATGGCAATAAAATTGGCTATTATCGGTGCTAATATTGCGAACATTGAAGAAATTAAAAACGTTGTTGTTAAGACTGTGAGTGATAATATAGAAATTATTACAGCAACGATAAATAATTATCATGAAATGGCCAATGCCGATTTATATATTTGCTTGATTAATCGTAAGCAGGAAATAGAAAGTGCTTTTGGCAAGGAGAAGGTAGTTGCTTTGACCCTCGTACCTCCCACGGAATATTTTCTTGCTCTCCATGAGATTCCAGCTAATAGTTATGTCGTCCTATTCAATAATAGTACGTCTGGAACTATTGCATTAACGGATCGCTTGAAAAAGTACAACTTATTAAATAACTGTCATTGTGAAGTTGTACCTTATGATGAATTAAGTTATGAGCAAGTTGCCGATAAAGTCGCAGCGGCGGACTATATTATTGGTGGTATGGCCTATGTGTGTCAAGGAAGCGCATTGCATACGAAGTTTGGTGATTATCTTTCTCAAAACACAACCGTTCTCGTCAGTCCCCAACGTATAGCCACTTCTGATTCCATTAGCCATCTGTGTTATGTTTATTCTCAGTTATGTCACAAACGAATGACCGCAGAATTAACGCGGCTTTCTTCTACTGATTTTTTAACACAAATTTCCAACCGTCGAACCTTTGATAAAACCTTGATTGTGGAATGGGATCGTGCACAGCATACGGGACAGCCCTTGTCACTGGCCATGATCGATATCGATTTTTTTAAGGATTATAATGATATTATGGACATGTTCAAGGTGATGAATGCCTAA
- the mmdA gene encoding methylmalonyl-CoA decarboxylase subunit alpha, with protein sequence MSVQDQIADLKKRQEVIQLGGGEKRIAKQHASGKLTSRERIGKLLDPNTFVEIDPFVRHRCTNFGMETKENPGEGVTTGYGYVNGRLVFVFAQDFTVTGGSLGEMHAAKIVKVQKMAMRMGAPIIGMNDSGGARIQEGVDALAGYGQIFFQNTLASGVIPQISVIMGPCAGGAVYSPAITDFIFMVDQTSKMFITGPQVIKTVTQETVDAETLGGAMTHNEKSGVAHFITSNDEECMEQIRYLLSFLPSNNQEHPPLYSTDDSPTRTDDELTTMIADDPHIPYDMKTVIEKIVDKGEYYEIQPYFAKNIITCFARMNGQTVGIIANQPTFMAGCLDINASDKSARFIRFCDSFNIPLVNLVDVPGFLPGLAQEHGGIIRHGAKLLFAYSEATVPKVTVITRKAYGGAYIGMCSKHLGADMVFAWPVAEIAVMGPAGAANIIFRGATDLEEKTAQYVKEFATPYKAAERGYVDQIIEPKETRLKIIEALNMLTTKIEQRPHKKHGSIPL encoded by the coding sequence ATGTCTGTTCAAGATCAAATCGCTGATTTAAAAAAACGACAAGAAGTTATTCAATTGGGTGGTGGAGAAAAACGGATTGCCAAGCAGCATGCCAGTGGTAAATTAACTTCGCGCGAAAGAATCGGAAAATTACTTGATCCAAATACTTTTGTTGAAATAGATCCATTTGTAAGACATCGTTGTACAAATTTTGGCATGGAAACAAAGGAAAATCCTGGTGAAGGCGTAACAACAGGTTATGGCTATGTTAATGGGCGGCTTGTTTTTGTTTTTGCTCAGGATTTTACTGTTACAGGTGGTTCTCTTGGTGAAATGCATGCCGCGAAGATTGTTAAAGTGCAAAAAATGGCGATGCGAATGGGTGCTCCTATTATTGGTATGAATGATTCAGGTGGTGCTCGTATTCAAGAAGGCGTAGATGCTTTGGCTGGCTATGGACAAATTTTCTTTCAAAATACCCTGGCTTCTGGTGTGATTCCACAGATTTCTGTAATTATGGGACCCTGTGCAGGCGGGGCAGTATATTCGCCAGCCATTACGGATTTTATTTTTATGGTTGATCAAACAAGCAAGATGTTTATTACAGGTCCACAAGTTATTAAAACTGTCACGCAAGAAACAGTGGATGCAGAGACGCTAGGCGGTGCTATGACTCATAATGAAAAATCAGGTGTTGCGCATTTTATAACGTCAAATGACGAAGAATGCATGGAACAAATTCGTTATTTGCTAAGCTTTCTTCCCAGCAATAATCAAGAGCATCCGCCTCTTTATAGTACAGATGATAGTCCGACTCGAACGGACGATGAGCTAACTACAATGATTGCCGATGATCCCCACATTCCTTATGATATGAAAACAGTGATTGAAAAAATTGTTGATAAGGGTGAGTATTACGAAATTCAACCCTACTTTGCTAAAAATATTATTACCTGTTTTGCCCGCATGAATGGTCAAACTGTTGGTATTATTGCCAATCAACCAACTTTTATGGCAGGTTGCCTGGATATTAATGCTTCAGATAAAAGTGCTCGCTTTATTCGTTTTTGTGATTCTTTCAATATTCCATTAGTCAATCTTGTCGATGTTCCCGGCTTTTTGCCAGGACTGGCACAAGAACATGGTGGTATTATTCGTCATGGTGCAAAGCTTCTTTTTGCCTATTCCGAAGCAACTGTTCCAAAAGTAACAGTGATTACACGCAAAGCCTATGGAGGCGCTTATATTGGTATGTGTTCCAAGCATCTTGGTGCGGATATGGTTTTTGCTTGGCCTGTTGCTGAAATTGCTGTTATGGGGCCAGCTGGTGCGGCAAATATCATCTTCCGTGGTGCTACTGATCTTGAAGAAAAAACGGCTCAATATGTTAAAGAGTTTGCTACTCCTTATAAAGCAGCCGAACGTGGCTATGTCGATCAAATTATCGAACCCAAAGAAACGCGGCTTAAAATTATTGAAGCGCTGAACATGTTGACGACGAAAATCGAACAAAGACCACATAAAAAACATGGTTCGATACCATTGTAA